One Primulina huaijiensis isolate GDHJ02 chromosome 8, ASM1229523v2, whole genome shotgun sequence genomic region harbors:
- the LOC140982079 gene encoding uncharacterized protein has product MSPSLAEVEEITWQSFKREFLKQYYPSEFRLQKLNEVENFKQTPDMTVMEYTSRFHDLGTYAPTIMSDETLKTHRFKKGLNSRIQLALAVFKPNNFADLMGAAMSAETDIKRREEEHRNKRPLVSQSARNGPKFKKPNHSSGPPRVNFNSAGNIEGKWCDTCRQKYIGECYRKTGACFKCGKVGHRIKDCLDNKDKGTGPIK; this is encoded by the coding sequence ATGTCACCATCTCTAGCTGAAGTAGAAGAAATCACATGGCAGAGTTTCaagagagaatttttgaaacaatactacccatCCGAGTTTCGTCTGCAAAAGTTGAACGAAGTTGAAAACTTCAAGCAGACCCCAGACATGACAgtgatggaatacacttcaAGATTTCACGATCTGGGAACTTATGCCCCAACAATCATGTCTGACGAAACATTGAAAACGCATCGCTTTAAGAAAGGACTGAACAGCCGGATTCAATTGGCTTTAGCAGTATTCAAGccgaataattttgctgatCTGATGGGCGCGGCGATGAGCGCAGAAACAGATATCAAGCGCCGTGAAGAGGAACATAGGAACAAGAGACCATTGGTCAGTCAATCTGCTCGAAATGGTCCCAAATTCAAGAAGCCGAATCATTCAAGTGGACCTCCAAGAGTAAATTTCAACAGTGCTGGCAATATcgaaggaaagtggtgcgatacatgCCGACAGAAGTACATTGGAGAATGTTATCGGAAAACAGGTGCGTGTTTCAAATGCGGTAAAGTGGGTCACCGGATTAAGGACTGCCTAGACAACAAAGACAAAGGGACGGGACCCATCAAATAG